A genome region from Brienomyrus brachyistius isolate T26 chromosome 23, BBRACH_0.4, whole genome shotgun sequence includes the following:
- the LOC125719347 gene encoding uncharacterized protein LOC125719347: MSDGAVERITDVAKEKEGDWNGAAPEAAGGFGKCDACGAAHSPHACPQLLPCLHSLCKVCLQSGAQDDVRVCPVCNGKYTLTEVKNDPFFRGYTYSSEDQVQNKCGGCDDTAVSGWCVECREALCAACVLAHRRVRVTRDHEVLPHQVSSKGCAPTTFCLIHKEEPMKLFCLSCDRLTCRDCQLTYHRNHRFQFVSEAMADLKQDVRKLMEKVQCQKGHVKKSLLDLDGRLSDLTVLQYKVKMELREAILSLRNVLVARAVQLVEEMQGYCGREMDIISKRQQVLRKLKEHQEHVLAFAERALDMDDHFTLLTCKNEIQQQLQNLLTCSTQPTTSMIEMELRFEQELHKIITNYGQILVKYVPFKPSDHPFPSKHAKPVPEPHPAPELRPAPEPHPNLTPHPNFAVRRNLTPHPNFAVRRNLTPHPNFTVRRNLTPHPNFAVRRNLTPHPNFAVRRNLTPHPNFAVRRNLTPHPNFAVRRNLTPHPNFAVRRNLTPHPNFALRRNLTPHPNFAVRRNLTPHPNFAVRRNLTPHPNFAVRRNLTPHPNFAVRRNLTPHPNFAVRRNLTPHPNFAVRRNLTPHPNFAVRRNLTPHPNFALRRNLTPHPNFALRRNLTPHPNFTVRRNLTPHPNFVVRRNLTPHPNFGVRRNLTPHPNFGVRRNLTPHPNFAVRRNLTPHPNFVPELHPAPEPRRAPEPHPAPEPRRAPEPHPAPELRPAPEPHPAPEPRPVPELHPAPEPHPAPEPQPAPELRPAQEPHPAPDHVPPRQSPDAPKPRSVQPDLHFSPLPHQSTKRSHVAVITTWKPPSVVRPHSHPSSVSPFRFVSCPPSVIQHSSWTKTPIVSVRLDTPKVTGKSVAPCGVRPASTLVVTSGTLPMPLLLTLANVMVPVASRTVGLAQNTKAGPENKKTFHTSASQSNYQATHAFSQITTPQSIGSANTPATCLGSARPIIKLSPCVFCSALPVKALADSPCERLPPAVSLPEAKQVLTPSENRPTSTVMEADTPSFTEDSVTEGTASSQPFSADERLATPVTAPMSTDIAKTTVVTADSNVGIGNAVTGADSETAVLVEHPTIMTAGSRNNIFASQEMTTDSGNRATVTLIDIPIAYRHTTAGAGTSELTTDMSTVGVNMAVKGETTEANTNTSAVLADRDITTGQHLSQANGQIQVTASACSQIPSPTVSGKCKPSQNFTISSEPSTTPSSFRESPEGRTVTPPQADSLRPELGQQKMPEGFISLKNDKLGSAPSFTQFKLEDESFECPLEEDDDSGETSLHSGKTHACSEPVDRCLLPRVSLFRIPIPMPPPGRALPSFYVVPGTKKNEILLQIMEDKVQSSVSPDSATVSTCLRAPPPPPRNDGARFCAVCRVPGAIMVCSVCGCSFHRKCHIPSVNSEASSADWQCMLCRDFSDVGDQYCSSVDGQPSLSLLEQRKCEHVLLVLLCETYSSALYQPVESSSRSSRSISIMSIQGRLSRDLTPLYHTPSQFVSDVRLLFDILKSSKESSKIGKLQSCFEKTLCDVFGKSADDFPKNAFQKEPEARERVEAASPRHSETLKRMREFLRKNPSEPPTKRHKDC; the protein is encoded by the exons ATGTCCGACGGCGCGGTCGAAAGGATAACTGATGTCGCGAAAGAAAAAGAAGGAGACTGGAACGGCGCAGCGCCCGAGGCAGCTGGTGGCTTCGGGAAGTGCGATGCCTGTGGAGCGGCGCACAGTCCCCACGCGTGTCCCCAGCTCCTCCCGTGCCTGCACTCCTTGTGCAAAGTGTGTTTGCAGTCGGGCGCCCAGGACGATGTTAGAG TGTGTCCAGTGTGTAACGGCAAGTACACGCTCACAGAGGTCAAGAATGATCCATTCTTCAGGGGGTACACCTACAGTTCCGAAGACCAAGTGCAAAACAAG TGTGGGGGCTGCGACGACACAGCGGTTTCTGGTTGGTGTGTGGAGTGCAGAGAAGCCCTGTGCGCAGCCTGTGTTCTGGCCCACAGGAGAGTGAGGGTGACCCGAGACCACGAGGTTCTGCCACATCAGGTGTCGTCGAAAG GCTGTGCTCCTACAACCTTCTGCCTCATACATAAAGAAGAACCAATGAAGCTCTTCTGCTTGTCATGTGATCGGCTGACTTGTCGTGACTGCCAGCTGACTTACCACAGGAATCACCG CTTCCAGTTTGTCAGTGAGGCCATGGCTGATTTAAAGCAAGATGTCCGCAAACTGATGGAGAAGGTTCAGTGTCAGAAGGGTCATGTTAAGAAAAGCCTGCTAGACCTGGATGGAAG GCTGTCGGACCTCACAGTGCTGCAGTACAAGGTGAAGATGGAGCTTCGGGAAGCCATCCTTTCTCTCCGCAATGTGCTGGTGGCACGGGCGGTACAGCTGGTCGAGGAAATGCAG GGGTACTGTGGACGCGAGATGGACATCATTTCTAAGAGGCAGCAGGTACTGAGGAAGCTGAAGGAACATCAGGAGCACGTCCTGGCCTTTGCAGAGCGGGCCCTGGATATGGACGACCATTTTACCTTGCTTACATGCAAGAACGAG AtccagcagcagctgcagaaCCTCTTAACCTGCTCCACCCAGCCGACCACTTCCATGATAGAGATGGAACTTCGGTTTGAACAGGAGCTCCACAAAATCATCACTAATTATG GTCAAATTTTGGTGAAGTATGTACCATTTAAACCTTCAGATCATCCCTTTCCAAGCAAGCATGCTAAACCTGTTCCGGAACCTCACCCCGCACCCGAACTTCGCCCAGCACCGGAACCTCACCCC AACCTCACCCCGCACCCGAACTTCGCCGTGCGCCGGAACCTCACCCCGCACCCGAACTTCGCCGTGCGCCGGAACCTCACCCCGCACCCGAACTTCACAGTGCGCCGGAACCTCACCCCGCACCCGAACTTCGCCGTGCGCCGGAACCTCACCCCGCACCCGAACTTCGCCGTGCGCCGGAACCTCACCCCGCACCCGAACTTCGCCGTGCGCCGGAACCTCACCCCGCACCCGAACTTCGCCGTGCGCCGGAACCTCACCCCGCACCCGAACTTCGCCGTGCGCCGGAACCTCACCCCGCACCCGAACTTCGCCCTGCGCCGGAACCTCACCCCGCACCCGAACTTCGCCGTGCGCCGGAACCTCACCCCGCACCCGAACTTCGCCGTGCGCCGGAACCTCACCCCGCACCCGAACTTCGCCGTGCGCCGGAACCTCACCCCGCACCCGAACTTCGCCGTGCGCCGGAACCTCACCCCGCACCCGAACTTCGCCGTGCGCCGGAACCTCACCCCGCACCCGAACTTCGCCGTGCGCCGGAACCTCACCCCGCACCCGAACTTCGCCGTGCGCCGGAACCTCACCCCGCACCCGAACTTCGCCCTGCGCCGGAACCTCACCCCGCACCCGAACTTCGCCCTGCGCCGGAACCTCACCCCGCACCCGAACTTCACAGTGCGCCGGAACCTCACCCCGCACCCGAACTTCGTCGTGCGCCGGAACCTCACCCCGCACCCGAACTTCGGCGTGCGCCGGAACCTCACCCCGCACCCGAACTTCGGCGTGCGCCGGAACCTCACCCCGCACCCGAACTTCGCCGTGCGCCGGAACCTCACCCCGCACCCGAACTTCG TGCCGGAACTTCACCCCGCACCCGAACCTCGCCGTGCGCCGGAACCTCACCCCGCACCCGAACCTCGCCGTGCGCCGGAACCTCACCCCGCACCCGAACTTCGCCCTGCGCCGGAACCTCACCCCGCACCCGAACCTCGCCCAGTGCCGGAACTTCACCCCGCACCCGAACCTCACCCAGCACCAGAACCTCAGCCCGCACCCGAACTTCGCCCTGCGCAGGAACCTCACCCGGCTCCTGACCATGTGCCACCCAGGCAGAGCCCTGATGCCCCCAAACCACGTTCAGTTCAGCCAGATCTGCACTTCTCTCCTTTGCCCCACCAAAGTACTAAACGCTCCCACGTCGCTGTCATTACTACCTGGAAGCCCCCTTCTGTTGTGAGACCACATTCCCATCCTTCTTCAGTCTCTCCCTTTCGCTTCGTCTCCTGTCCTCCTTCCGTCATTCAGCATAGCTCTTGGACAAAAACACCTATTGTGTCAGTGCGATTGGACACACCGAAGGTGACTGGGAAATCTGTGGCTCCCTGTGGCGTGCGTCCTGCCTCTACCTTAGTGGTGACATCTGGGACGTTACCCATGCCACTCTTGCTCACTCTTGCTAATGTCATGGTACCGGTGGCTTCCCGGACAGTTGGACTGGCGCAAAATACAAAAGCCGGCccagaaaacaaaaagacaTTTCATACATCCGCCTCTCAATCTAACTATCAAGCCACACATGCATTTAGCCAGATCACAACACCTCAGAGTATAGGATCTGCCAACACACCAGCCACCTGTTTAGGCTCTGCTCGGCCCATCATCAAGCTGTCTCCATGCGTCTTCTGCAGTGCGCTACCTGTAAAAGCACTGGCAGATTCTCCCTGCGAGAGGCTGCCCCCAGCCGTTAGCTTGCCAGAAGCCAAGCAAGTTCTCACGCCCTCTGAGAACAGACCGACCTCCACGGTAATGGAGGCAGACACGCCTTCGTTCACTGAGGATTCAGTTACTGAGGGTACGGCCAGCAGCCAACCTTTTAGCGCAGATGAGAGACTGGCGACTCCAGTCACTGCACCCATGAGCACAGACATTGCGAAAACAACTGTGGTCACTGCAGACAGTAATGTGGGTATCGGAAATGCAGTCACTGGGGCAGACAGTGAGACAGCTGTGCTCGTTGAACACCCTACCATCATGACTGCAGGCAGCAGAAACAACATTTTTGCGTCTCAGGAAATGACCACAGATAGTGGTAACAGGGCAACTGTTACACTCATCGACATACCTATAGCATACCGACATACCACAGCTGGGGCAGGCACCAGTGAACTGACTACAGACATGAGCACAGTAGGTGTGAACATGGCCGTCAAAGGAGAAACAACTGAAGCAAACACTAACACCTCCGCTGTACTTGCAGACCGTGACATTACCACAGGTCAGCACCTTTCCCAGGCAAATGGACAGATTCAGGTCACAGCTTCTGCTTGCAGCCAAATTCCTAGCCCAACTGTAAGTGGAAAATGCAAGCCGAGCCAGaactttacaatttcatctgagCCGTCCACAACGCCTTCAAGCTTCCGAGAGTCTCCGGAAGGGCGCACAGTGACCCCCCCTCAGGCAGACTCCTTACGCCCTGAGCTGGGTCAACAGAAGATGCCTGAGGGATTCATCAGTTTGAAGAACGACAAATTAGGATCCGCCCCAAGCTTCACCCAGTTTAAATTAGAAGACGAAAGTTTCGAGTGTCCACTTGAG GAGGATGATGACAGTGGGGAGACCAGCCTGCATAGTGGGA AGACCCATGCTTGCAGTGAGCCGGTGGACAG GTGTCTGCTTCCTCGTGTCTCCTTGTTTCGAATTCCTATCCCCATGCCTCCCCCGGGTCGTGCTCTGCCCAGCTTCTATGTCGTCCCAGGCACCAAAAAGAATGAGATCCTGCTGCAGATAATGGAGGACAAGGTCCAG TCTTCTGTCTCTCCGGATTCTGCCACTGTGTCCACTTGTCTGagagcccctcctccccccccgagGAATGACGGCGCGCGGTTTTGTGCCGTTTGCCGCGTCCCGGGGGCAATAATGGTTTGTTCAGTATGCGGCTGCAGCTTCCACAGGAAGTGTCACATCCCGTCAGTCAATTCTGAAGCAAG CAGTGCCGACTGGCAGTGCATGCTGTGCAGGGACTTCTCCGATGTGGGGGATCAGTACTGCAGTAGTGTGGATGGGCAGCCGTCTCTCAGCCTCCTGGAGCAGAGG AAATGTGAACACGTGCTACTTGTGCTGTTGTGTGAGACATACAGCTCGGCCCTGTACCAGCCAGTAGAG TCATCATCTCGCTCCTCGCGGAGCATCAGCATCATGAGCATACAAGGCCGTCTGTCACGGGACCTGACGCCTCTTTACCACACTCCCTCTCAGTTCGTGTCTGACGTCCGGCTCCTGTTTGACATCCTGAAAAGCTCAAAG GAATCCAGCAAAATCGGCAAGCTGCAGAGCTGTTTTGAGAAGACCCTTTGCGACGTTTTCGGGAAGAGCGCCGACGACTTCCCGAAGAATGCATTCCAAAAGGAGCCAGAGGCTAGGGAAAGGGTAGAAGCGGCAAGCCCAAGACACAGCGAGACGCTGAAGAGGATGAGAGAGTTCCTAAGGAAGAATCCATCTGAGCCACCCACGAAACGCCATAAGGATTGCTAG
- the LOC125719554 gene encoding ras-related and estrogen-regulated growth inhibitor-like protein encodes MIAEVHSRSHYNGKVMDASQQKVDVNILLVGAENVGKTALTVRFITRRFIGEYGDIDWIYYHSDRIDGREISFNIWDSIYARSPGASGLITEKQLQWADGFILVYSICDRSSFNVVRQQLQHIRHCKSKIPGTVPVIIVGNKRDLQHRRTVSSEEGRLLALSVGCVFFEISAAETYHGALLVFHELLDLIREARAIKKGTHGIKGIVRTMSAVFGRRRTE; translated from the exons ATGATTGCTGAGGTTCATTCCCGGTCTCACTACAACGGGAAAGTAATGGACGCAAGCCAACAAAAAGTGGACGTCAATATTTTATTAGTTGGAGCTGAAAATGTCGGGAAAACCG CGTTAACGGTGCGATTTATCACCAGAAGGTTCATCGGTGAATATGGCGATATAG ATTGGATCTACTATCATAGTGACAGAATTGATGGACGGGAAATTTCTTTCAATATCTGGGATTCGATATATGCACGG AGCCCGGGGGCATCTGGACTCATCACCGAGAAGCAGCTACAGTGGGCGGATGGTTTCATTTTGGTCTACAGCATTTGTGATCGTTCCAGCTTCAACGTGGTGCGCCAGCAGCTGCAACACATCAGGCACTGCAAGAGTAAGATACCAGGGACCGTACCTGTAATAATCGTCGGCAACAAGCGCGATCTGCAGCATCGGCGCACAGTTTCCAGCGAAGAGGGTAGACTGCTCGCCCTTTCCGTGGGGTGCGTCTTTTTTGAGATCTCCGCCGCCGAGACGTACCACGGCGCTCTTCTGGTCTTCCACGAACTGCTGGATCTGATCCGCGAGGCGCGTGCCATTAAAAAGGGGACGCATGGGATCAAGGGCATCGTCAGGACCATGTCTGCTGTCTTTGGACGGAGAAGAActgaataa